The genome window ctccatggcctctgcagcagctcctcatccaggttcctgtcctgtttcagttcctgccctgacttccttcagtgatgaacagctgtaaggaagtgtgagccaaataaaccctttcctccccaatctGCTCTCTGGTCACGGTGCTTCATTGCAGCAGTAGAAAACCtaagacacaaacaaacacaaaacagaaatctAGGGCCCAGCTCAGCTAGCGGAGCATTTGTCTAGCATCTGCGAGGTCCTGGGTTCCGTTGCCAGCACCACGTAAACCAGTCGTATCACGTGCCTGTGAccctttggaggtagaggcaggggggtCAGTTCAGGGTCATCAcggctacatatcaagtttgaagccagcctgagatacacaagTCTATCTCAAAGgcaataacaaacaaataaatggacaAGGAGTAAGGGGTGCCTCCATTATGTGGTTACGTACCAGGAAAGTGCCGTCCAGGAAAGGCTGGACAGACCATGCCAGTTCTTGGCCCACATGCAGAGGGCGCGCTGAATGCCCATAGCTTCTTGTTCTCTGGGGCGGGATTTGGCCTCTGAATACATTTATCAAGAGAACATGGGGTTTTCAGTCCTATGACTAGTTTCAGGATTGCGGCTAAGAAGTTGGGGCTTAGGGTGGAACAATTCTGGACTTGCTGTCCTTCCAGGGCCCCCAGCCACAGACTGGTGGCTCTTGACGAGCAGAACCAGGTCCCATGTTGAAGGGAGTGTGGGCAGTGTCCACCTGGATAACCTCAGGAATGTGTGGGACAAGGAACACTCCAATTTTTCTTTTGCACACAACCCTGGAAATTGTGTCCCCTGCCTTGCCAGGTTCCTAAGAGAGGCAGCTAGCTGCTCAGTACACCCTGgaggaatggatgaatgaatgaatgaatgaacaagagCTCATCCCAGTTGCTCCCTGCTCGGCCCCTTGCTGATTCTCCACTCCCATCAGAATCTGGAGAGGCCCACGCACTGGGAAGAGCTTGGTGTGAGGTGTTCTCATAACCTGAAGAACAGTGAGGACCAATCAGCCCATCTGTGGCTGTTTCCAGGGTCACCTTGCTCTGGCCCTGCTTTCTTGTGTGAGCGTCAGCAAAACCCTTTATAAAGCCTTTCCAGATTGTTCACATGGAAATGAACCCCATGTCTGTCTATCCTTCTCTGTGTCCCCCCCGCATCTTCCTGGGCTGGGCACATTGAATTGCCTCCTCGAGAGAGGGCACTGCTCAAATAAGAGCCCTGAGAGGTGAGGTTCCTGCTGGTCTCCACCTCCTCTCGGGGCTGTGGGCACTGCTGCAGCTCCCAGGGATGGAGGTGGGCAGCCAGAGACTTGCTAGGGACTGCAGCAGGAGTaagcaggcagagaggaaggcagtGGTCTGGACGATGGAGTCCAGGCACGTCCTGATACCAATTAAGGCAACCGTGGCACACAGGGGGCCTGGAACGGCATTTATCAGCCAGCCGGGAGGGGCTTGGCGAGCTGTCCTCTGCTGATGGATTAGACAGCACACAATTAGGTTTCAGATGCTGCTCGCCTGTGCCCGCCCCTCTTCTCCATTTTCTGCAAGGCGCAGTGACAGAGCCCTGCTGGGTCCCAGCTCAGCCCCaccctgaggggaaggacagcttCCCAAAGAGTAAGGGGCCCAGCAAGATTCATGATGGGAGATCTTGTAGGTCCCTTCCTGCCCCTGCTCATAGCTTCCACTGGGTCAGGAGTGGGCTGTTCTAGAAGCAACAGGGATGTGGGTGACCATGACAGATGTCTCCACAGCTGAGCAGAGGGTGCGCACAGGAGACTTCACAGGGGTCCCAATCCTGAGAAATAGCCTCTGCCCTTGGCCAAGTAGGCCTTTGATCCCCGGTCCCCTTGGGAGAAATCTCCATGGCTCTAGGACGTCCTCCACTGCTGATGCTCTGGGACAAGGCAGGGACACCCCAACAGAAGGCTGACTGAACCCTTCTGTTGGGGGCATGAGTCAGGTCTCACCTTGGCTGAaggtcctgtcctgtcctccatCCTTCGCTGGGCTTTCCACCATGACCGACAGAGGCATCCTCACGGGGCAGTCCAGGGCTGAGCCGATCACCTGCCTAGGCCCTGCCTGTTGTCATCCTGTCCAGTAACCAGGGGGTCAGTCCCACCTTCTCACTCTCCTTAGCCTCAGCCACCAgctcctgccctctgccctctagGGGGGTCTCTAAATCCAGGTTCTCCCCACTGACCAAGCCTCTGTCTCCCGCCTGGATGCCCTGTGCACCTCCAGCCTTTGGTTCTTCCTCCTTCATCCCCAGCCCAGAGTACAGATGTCATCTCACTCTACCCATCACACCACTCCTCTGCTCCAGAGCCATCTGTGGCTCCCATCTCCCTCAGGAACAAGTCCCAGCTGCAGCCTCGGCGGCGGCACTGACTCCCCACCTCCGGACTCCTGGCTTCCTAAACGCTCTACCCTGCAGCGACGACCTTGTTTATTTGGCCACTTGGCTGGCTCtcacccacctctctctcccatcAGAACGGAATCAGGGGGCAGGGACCAGACCTCTTGCTCATCCTTTTTAGCATCACTTGTGGGGTGAGTGAAGGCACAGGCCCATCCCTGGGTCCTGGGGCAGGGCACTCTCACCTGAGAGGACCTGAGGACCTCTTGGGTCTCACCTTCCTCATCCATAGCCTGGACACTGCCCTGTCTCCTGCTGACTCCACCACCCGCCTCGGTTTAGAAACCACTGCTTCCTGGGGGCTCCTAACTGTCAGCTCGTTCTGTCCCTCCTCAGGACGGATGCCAGCCTAAGGGCCACTGAGCCAAAGTGGCTGGTTTATTTGGTGGCATTGCCCACTGATGTGGGCTCTTGGGGTTGTCTTGTTCGCAGTCTCTGGCACACAGTAGCTCTCATGACCCCCCACAAATGAATGAGCCCAGACCACAGGCTCGACTCCTTGCCAGAGTGCCTGCCTTTGGGCTGGCTGGGTCTCCCACCTGCCTGGAACTCTGAGTGGTCACGAGCTGGGGTGGACATGACCAGGGCCAAGACTGAGTGATTCAGTGCTCTGAGGACATCTGCAGCTGGAGACTGCCCTGGAAAGCAGGCTGGGGCAACAGCTTCTGGGATGAGCTGTATTTTGAAGGGCAGGGGGGCTGGGCTAGAGACAAAAGTGgagatttttctgtgttttaatgAGCAATTGTGCCTTTAAACAGGTTCACAGGTTCTCTTGTTTAATGTCCctacaacctttttttttttgagacagggtttctttgtgttattttggtgcctgttctggttctcgctctgtggaccaggatggacttgaactcacagagatccgcctgcctctgcctcctgagtgctgggattaaaggcatgtgagcaCCACAGCTGGCTGAACCTTTTGAACAATCACCTcattttctcctgcctcaggctcctcatTTGTATAATGGGCACATAACAGTGCCTCCTTCATATGGGGATAAATACCTTTGAAGTGCCTGGAACAGTGGCtagcagagaaagaaaatctaaACAGTTTATAAacggggctggggctgggggtggggtggggggcgaggCCAGGAGGAGTGCTGAGGGTGTCCCCCGCTGCTCTGCTGTTCTGGACTGTGAAGGCTGCGGGCTGTCAGCAATAGCAAGCAGGGCACGCAAGTGCGGGAGTGGGGATGCCGGGTCCCTTCCCCAGCCAGTGCATGAGGTAGGtagttctctggagaaccctgaggCGGCTTGTGAACCCCCAGATCCAGACATCAGGAAGCGGCCCTTTCCTCGTCATCAGGATCCCTCTCACTAAAGTCCCTGTAAGGTCAGGCCGCAAGCACGGGGACCTACGGCAGAGGGCAGGTGTCACAGGCCATCTGCCCTGCAGTTCCGCCTCTGTCATTAACTTATTCGCTCCTTCATTCCCACAAACTCATCAGGGTGCCGGGCTATGGCAAGTTAGGTGGGGACAGGGTGCCAACCTtccttgtgcctcagttttcctgtCTGTAAGATGGGTTATTCACCAGCACTACTGCAGGCCCTAGTATTGTGGAAGGAAAAGAGGTAACTTCAGGTCCAACCTGTTTCCTTACCACACCAAAAGGCACAGAGATAAGGGCCAAGGTCAAAGGTCAAAGGCCAAAGTGGTCCATGTTGCTCTCTGTGGGTCCCTGGGTGTTGTAGTcggctttctgttgctatgatgaagaCCATAacccaaagcagcttggggagcgAAGGGTTTATTTTTCCCTACAGCTGCAGCCGttatgaagggaagtcaaggcagacgctgaggcagaggccatggaggaatgctgttactagcctgcttcttctgcctagctcagctccttttcttatacaacctaggcCCTCCTGCccgggggtggcaccacccaccgtgggctggaccctccctccACCATCAATCACCAAGAAAATGTCCCGCCACAGACTTGTCCACAGGGCAACCCTACGGAGACATTTCTCACTTGAGTTTCCTTTCCCCGGGTGACCCTAGCTTCCAtcaagttgattaaaaaaaatactcaggaCACCTGGCCAGAGCTGGCTCCCCCCACAACACCTGCCTTGGCTCCCATCTGCCTGCCATCTTGGCTCCCAGGAAGAGAGACACCAGCGAGGCCAGAGCCCTTCAGGGCCTGAGGTTCCCCTGGACCGAGGGGCACCCCTGCAGGGCCTGAGGTTCCCCTGGACCGAGGGGCCAGAGCCCTGCAGGGCCTGAGGTTCCCCTAGACTGAGGGACCAGAGCCCTGTAGGGCCTGAGGTTCCCCTGGACTGAGGGGCCAGAGCCCTGCAGAGCCTGAGGTTCCCCTGGACTGAGGGGCACCCCTGCAGGGCCTGAGGTTCCCCTGGACTGAGGGGCCAGAGCCCTGTAGGGTCTGAGGTTCCCCTGGACCGAGGGGCACCCCTGCAGGGCCTGAGGTTCCCCTGGACTGAGGAGCCAGAGCCCTGTAGGGTCTGAGGTTCCCCTGGACTGAGGGACACCCCTGCTTACTTCCCTCCCACATTACCAAGCCCAACTTCAGAGCCCTCTACAAACCCTTTACTAAGAAATTGCTCAACTTCCTGTTGATTAAGATAAACACTATTCCACACTACAGGAAACCATGGCCTGGAAACTGGCCACCTTGTTCTATCCCCACACTCCTGAGCTGTGGTCTCTAAGAGTTGTACTAGGATGGAGCAGGGCCCAGGCCCATCAGCAGCAGTGATTTTTCATGACACCAAGGATCTTTctagagcaacaacaacaaaaaaggatggAGCCACCACGTTTGTACAGAATTCCATTTCATCTCCAGCCCCTAACGCTAGCACAAGCTCCAGTCCATTGAGGCTTAAAGACGTGCCAGGACTCCTGCATCCTGCAGTTATCCTTCACtgggggggcgggctttgaggtctcacatgctcaagctaggcccagtgtcaCAGGctcctctgctgcctgtggatccagatgttgaactctcagctccttctccagcaccatgtctgcctgcacgctgccatgcttcttgccatgacgtGGCTCATGACTTGTTATCTCATTTTTACATGTCCCGCTTGCCtggcagctggctggtgtctcttctaactctgccctccttcttcccatcatcctcagtttggctttcctgcctaacttcctccCCAgttactggcctgtcagctttttattaaccaatgagagtaatacatattcatagtgtagaaaaggattgttctgggctgagcggtggtggtgcacacctttaatcccagcactcaggaggcagagccaggcagatctctgcgagttcgaggccagcctggtctacagagcgagatccaagacaggcaccaaaattatacagagaaaccctgtctcaaaaaaacaaaaacaaaaacaaaaggaaaaaaagaaaagaaaagaaaagaaaaagagttgtTCCACAGcagatgatagtggactaaacctctgaattgtaagccagccccaattaaatgtcttcctttataagagttgtcatggtcatgatgtttctccacagcaacagagaccCTAAGACAGTAATACATCTAAGGTCACACAGACAGTTGCCCATGTCATAACTAAGGCAAACTCCTGTCTTCAAGGCCCAAGTTTTTTCATTTCCTATGGTCCACATCTTTGTGTCCTTTCTTCTGGAAGACAAAAAGGGCCATGGAGAGGATGCTTTCCTCTGTGGCCTTGGGAGGTTGCCTCCCCTTCCAGGGGCTCTCAGCGTCCATGTCCACCAGATGAGAGGGCTGAGTTCATTGTTTCCTGTGCTGCCGAACCCCAGCATCCTGCCTGGGGTCTGAGTTTGGGCAGGAGGCCTAGAGGGCAGATGGCTAGGACATAAGACCTCCGTGGCCTCAGAGCGATGGGCTATtgccacactccagggcaggtcaGCAGCTCTGCACACACCCCAACAGGAGAGCAgactgcctgggggggggggaggcaggcagTTTTATCAGCCCCGCTCACTCCACCTCCCTCCAAGAACTCAGGCCATGAGCATCATGGAAACACCTCCAGTTTCAGGAGTCCACAGCAGCCCTGGGCTCcagggagctgccttctccccttcaTGGTCTCCTCCCCAAGCATGTTGGGCTTGAAGCTTCCATCTGGGCTCACTGCTGCTGGGTTCCAGGTTTGAGCTGGGGCTGTTGCCAGGATCTCCACGGCACACCTTCCTGCCCACTAggcatctctgcctcctccaccacTCCCTAGGACCCCACACTGTCCACTCACCTCTCCTCTCAGGAACAGCATCTTGCCAAGGAGCCCTGATGGGCCCAGGCAACCtcggggtggggtgtggggtgtgtgtgtggggtgtgtgtgtgcaggacccctggccccacccacccgccccaccccctctgccttccagtcccatgggcaggggagggaggttTACTTTCCAAAGCCCTCCTCTGGGACTTCTGCCCCCTTCCCAAGCCTCACAGAGGAGACGGTTTAGGGGCCCTTCAGCCTCTCCACCACCCTGTTGCCATTTAAGGAAACTGTGGGCCAGCCATAGACTAGATCAGGCCGGGTTGAGACAGGAAGGCGGGATTTCAAGCTCCTGAGCCCCCGTGAGTGTGAGCTTCAACTCCTGACCCTCCAGATAACAATGAGTCCTCTGTCTGCATATTTGCTTCCCAAAGCAAACTGAGGCAAATCAGAGACTTGCCCAGGGTCCTCCAACGGGCACCCACTATCACGAGGGGTTCCTGTCTAAATACCTTCTTATTCTGAATTCACAGCATGGCAGGCATTACTAGTGGATCACAGTGTTCTTCATCTTTAAACCTAGATGCAACCTCAGAATCCCTCACATGGCCTCAACCGACTGTGGACGGGGCACTAACAGTGTCTTCCTGGGCTATGGATTTCATGGTTCTAACACCCGCGCCCAGGACAAGCCAGACACttccgttttgtttttgtttttctggtatttatttgcttgtttgtttgtttattatttgagacagggtctctctatatagccctggctgtcttggaactcactctgcataccaggctggccttgaattcagagatccacctgcctctaactaccaagtgctggggattaaaggcgtgtgccaccaccatccaactgttttttttttttttttctttctttcttttgtttctcgagacagagtttctctgtgtagccctggctgtcctggaactcgctctgtagaccaggctggccttgaactcacagagatccacctgcttctgtctcctaagtgctaggattaagggcatgttcCACAACCCAGTAcagaccattttctttcttttctttctttttttttttctttttcgagacagggtttctctgtgtagctttgcgccttttcctggaactcacttggtagcccaggttggcctcgaactcacagagatccgcctggctcttcctcccgggtgctgggattaaaggcctgcgccaccaccacccggccagatcattttcttaaagagaaacattttaagtGTTCATGAATAGTGTCACTTCAGAGCTACTTTGTTGCCATGGAGTTTCATGACATCAATAACAGCAGTGTCCCAACAGCCATGGGTGCCAGGGTCCCCAAGGCATCTCATCCGACCTGATGGACACTCTTGGGGCGTGACATCTTCCCAGGGTCATATACCCCAAGGCTGGCCCTGGCTCCTGCTCTGTCCGGTGCTCTGCTCGTTCCTCCCATGTCCTTCCATGACTCCGTCTGTATTCTCTCTGTGGCCAGGCTCCACCTCAGCTCAGTGGCTGAGGTCTGGGCCAGTCAGAGTGGCCCTGGGCCTTAGAGCAGAGCTTTGAGACTCCTATGGGTTCTTGGACGAATGCTTACTTTGGGATACTTATCCTGCGTAGAGCAATAGAACTGCAGGGACGCTACAGCCCATCTCTTCTGCTGTGATGTGaatgcagtcatacatgttggGACGTGGTCTACTTATGACGGGAGTGTTAGGAGGTAGTATTAGGATTtggcaggtaaaggagcttgctaccacgcctggcagcctgagttcaattccccaaaacccacatggtggaaggagagatccatCTCCTGAAATTTGTCCGCTGACTGTcacatgtggcatgtgtgtgtgtgtgtgtgcaccagcgCGTGTGCtcacacgcgcgtgcgcgcgcgcgcgcacacacacacagaggaaacaaaaatTCCTTTATCACGGTGGtgttagggagtggcactttgaGACCTTTGGGGGTTAGGGCTTGAGGGCTCCCCCTCACAAATGGATTAGTCCTCATAAAAGTGGCTGGAGATGACAAGGACACCCATCCCTCTGTATAATTAATATGCactaataaaaaaacaaaaagacccgAGGGACCAAGGAGTGGCTCCCAcgcccctgtaatcccaggaggctggggcacgaggatggtgagttcaaggccagacttggCTACACCGTGAGTGTCTGtctgaaggaaaggaaagaaaaaggagaggaggaaggggaggttcGAAGGGGTTCGCTCCCCTCCTCACCGCACTCAAGCATGGCTAGAAGGCCCCACGTATGAGACAGGGCCTGACTAGACCTGGAATATGCCTGCACCTTGATCTTGGGGTCCCTTGCCCCCAGAACTGTAGAAAATACATTTCTGCTGGCTGGACTTTACCTAGAGTAAAGCTTTTTGTCACAGCAGGCTGACTGACAAAGGATCAGGAGAGGGTGGCCCAGAAGGGCAGGGATCTGACTGGGCGCCCTGAGGCGTGGGGGAGGCGGCAGCCACTGACCTCACAGCCCCGCGGACACTGTCCCGTCAGTTGTGCCCAGCTGTGTGTCTCAGGTCTTTTTAACattgtgtggtgggggtgggggtgggggtgagagaaAGGATGTACAGACAGATGGATGAAGGCAGGCCtggatggaggaggcaggagagaaggtCCCCTGCACCCAGTGTCCCAGCTGAGAGGGACTGGGAGAGTCTGAGACTGCGAGGTGGCTCCCCCACTGACCTGCCCCTGACATTTCCGTTAGGTCGCGTCTGCTGCACCTGGACCCTGACCCTGTCCTGGGAGCCCCCTGTCTCTGCAGCTTTATTAAGGACCTGTTAAGGTGTCTTTTCAGACCTGGGTTTCATGGCGGCTCTGGGAAAGGCTAACAATGCTGCTGTCACTGCGGACACAGGCAGAGTAGCCTCGGAGGGACTGGGGAGGGTGGGCTGACTGGAACCCGGGGCGAGGTCTTTAGTGTCACTCTGGCCTGCAAGCTTAATCCCTGTTCCTCTGCTAATTGGCTGTGTGGCATTGGGCGGCTTGCTTTCCTTCTCTGGCGCGAAGGTTCCTGTCCAGGTAGAAGAGGGTGAGAGCCAGCTCATGGGGGGATCTACTGAGCTGTAGGCCAGGACGCAGCCTTGGCAGGGCCTCCCACAtgtgagacttcatcttgttcaCGGGACAGCAGGTGTTGACTGCCCAGACTTTATGGATGAGGAGACTGGGGCTAACGGGGAGACGGGGCCAGTCAAAGCCACACGGGCAGGCAGGGCCCGGGCCGGTATTCAAACACAGACACCGGCCACTGACTGGGAACAAAGCCTGGGGCTGGTGGGCGGGGCTGGAGGGGCTTCTCacaccagctcctcctccaggtgACAgcccagaggaggggagggaggctgggacaATACTGCTGATTTATGGTTCCACCGCGATTAACCACACCATCTGGATGGCACACGCCTGCCTAGTGAGTGAGGCCCCCAGCCCTGACATCAACGGCAGAACGGGACAAGGGAGAGGCTAGACAGACCTCCAGCTCGGGCATGGTTCACATATCCTTGAAGCCCTACCCTCCTGGTGACCCCTCACTCCACCAGTGGCCACCACCAAGAGCACGAGTCTCCCTGCTGGCCTCAGAAAGGAGGCGTGGGTGTCCTGATTCAATACAAAGGGAAGGCTCTGGATAGAGCCGCCGAAGTGGGAAGggctgggcgggggtggggtggggtggggtgggagggggtggggtgtggggtgacaTGTGACAGTAGCACACACAGCGTGATGCCTGCCCTCCTGCGGGTGTGACAGACGCCTGCCTGTGCTACCTTCTAGCTCATCCTGGCAAGGGACTTCAGTCTTCGGGGTTCTAGCCCCCAGTCTACACGAAAACCTATATGCATTAACAAGAGGATGGGACCACCGTGCGTCAGCCAGAGAAACCTCCTTTCTGGGAAGCCAGCGGGACCGCGGGAAGCCGGGAAATGAAACTTACCTAGCTGGTGGCAAACACCATTTTCTCCCTGTAATGATGGGGTAACATATGGACCATCGTGGTATCTGCCTCTCCGGGCTGGTCTGAGGATCAAATTAGATAAAGGACATACAGACCTCTGTCTGGGCCAACTGAGCAATCAGTAGCTGCTCTGACCACTTTCTGTCTgccagatgggaaaactgaggccaaAGGAAGGTAAGTTGCCTGCCTCAGATTCCACAGGGGCTTGGTAGCAGAGCCCAGGGTCCACCATGCTTCTTGATCCCTCAAGCCTGTACCCAGGATTCATTTACCAGAAGACAGTGAACAAACCCCTTCCAGCTCCAATAAAGAGGCCCCAGGTTCTGAGAACCCATCTCCTATGGAAGCCTTATACATCCCTCAAGGGACAGTCACAAGCCATGAGGACCCGCCCAGTCCTCATGATCTCAGTTCTCACATCTGCTTTGGCCTCAAGGACGGGGCCTTCTGATCCCATCTCCCCACATTTTCGTGGCTTCCCCTAAAGAGAGAGTTAGCCATGACCCAAGACTTCCTTGGTGGATGAGGTGGCTTGGGACACCAGGCTCTGCTTCAGGACAAGTGCACCCCTCTATCTCTACAGGGTGATGGAGGGAATGTGCTGGAGTCTCCTTGGTCTAGACagtgggctggctggccaggagtCTGAAGCAGCCCACCGGCTCCCTTCACGTCACACGACCAACCTGTCGGCTGCACACATAAGCCCACCCTGATGAGAGCGCTCGGTAGAAACGCCCAGACAGCAGCAGCCCCCTTCTCTCTTGGCCAGAGCTGAGAAATGACAGCTGTCCTGCCCAGGGAGACCAGTCCCCATTCCAGGGGGTCCCCTCTGGGGCTCCACTCTAGGGAGCATCCTGGAGCCTGGCTGCCTGCCGGGAGCAGGGCCAGATggagcagctttggctgctggcctCAGCAAGCATCTCAGGCCCCGTGACCTGTCCCCTGGGACCCTCTGGCCTGGCCATCCGAGGtgacccttccccttccccacagaAGCCCAGACCTCTGAcccttattaaaaacaaaccaaacagaatctacagagaggaaaattctccACAAACGGCCTCAGATGTAatcacgtgtgtacacacacacacacacacacacacacacacacacacacacacaccagcttcagacccccaaggctgcagccacttCCACATAAACAAGCTAttatggggtgtgggggagggctttTGTTATGAAACATCTAGGCTTCCCTCAACTTTTTGGGGAGAACGCTGTTGCTTTTTGGCACACGAGGGGACCTGGAGGGTGCCAGGGTTTCTGTGTTCTATGCAGGTTGCATCTGGCAAAGGGTGACGCGTGGAAAAGGGGACCCGGAGGGAGGAGGCATCCCTGGACGTCACCGGGAGCCCCACCCACGGCGAGGGCAGCCCGGACCCGGCTCTGCTGTCACTCAGAACACGTCGGGGACCCTGGTGCCCACGTCCCTGCCGGCCCTCTGTAGGTTTGGAAATCATCTCCTCTGCCAGAAGCCGGCGCAGAGCGGCTTCCACGACAGAAAACGGACCCTCGGGTCGCTCCGGTCCCCACTGGCCGCCCCCGGGGCTGCGGGGCGAGGCAGGCGCGCTCGCCGCACCGCGCCTGCGCCAGCCGGCCGAGCAGGAGGCCGCCCGCGCAGCCCCGCTCCCTCCCGGTCGCCGTGGCAACGGGCTCGCGGGGGGAGGGGCCGCGCCGCGGCGGCTGCTATTTCTGCCGCTTCCTGTTCCTCGCGGCCACGTCGCCATGGCAACCG of Peromyscus maniculatus bairdii isolate BWxNUB_F1_BW_parent chromosome 4, HU_Pman_BW_mat_3.1, whole genome shotgun sequence contains these proteins:
- the LOC121828595 gene encoding uncharacterized protein LOC121828595, translated to MGKLRPKEGCIWQRVTRGKGDPEGGGIPGRHREPHPRRGQPGPGSAVTQNTSGTLVPTSLPALCRFGNHLLCQKPAQSGFHDRKRTLGSLRSPLAAPGAAGRGRRARRTAPAPAGRAGGRPRSPAPSRSPWQRARGGRGRAAAAAISAASCSSRPRRHGNRVTQLGRLPARLARVTPATRAPSSPSRTLPGARGRQGSRLMGDAY